In Dendrosporobacter quercicolus, one genomic interval encodes:
- the murI gene encoding glutamate racemase, which translates to MGNHAPIGIFDSGIGGLTVVKEVRQILPQENLIYFGDTARAPYGSRSPAQILGFMHQILTFFARQQVKMAIFACNTMTALGLEEARRNYPFTLVGMNTGVMQALKVSRNKQIGVIATQATIASGAHYRAFRAAAPLAGIYPQACPALVPLIEQGIIEGEQVEQAVLAALASLKAAGMDTLILGCTHYPFIERTIRAVVGPAVHMVDPARATAVAAYEALAAAGQLADTALTGSVRLCVSAGLDRVRQMAGLVMDTGNVGFEAVILADAAKAWC; encoded by the coding sequence ATGGGAAATCATGCGCCCATCGGTATATTTGATTCGGGGATAGGCGGTCTTACCGTGGTCAAGGAAGTACGACAGATTCTGCCGCAGGAAAATCTTATCTATTTTGGCGACACTGCCAGAGCGCCCTATGGGTCGCGGTCCCCAGCGCAAATTTTAGGCTTTATGCACCAGATTTTAACATTCTTTGCCAGGCAACAGGTTAAGATGGCGATCTTTGCCTGCAATACCATGACTGCGCTGGGCCTGGAGGAAGCGCGGCGGAACTACCCTTTTACACTGGTCGGGATGAATACCGGCGTGATGCAGGCTCTAAAGGTTAGCCGCAATAAGCAGATCGGGGTGATTGCCACCCAGGCGACCATTGCCAGCGGCGCCCATTACCGGGCCTTTCGAGCGGCTGCGCCGCTGGCCGGCATTTATCCTCAGGCTTGTCCGGCTCTGGTGCCGCTGATTGAGCAAGGGATCATCGAGGGTGAGCAAGTTGAGCAAGCGGTGTTGGCAGCGCTTGCTTCGTTGAAGGCCGCCGGAATGGATACTTTGATTTTAGGCTGTACGCACTATCCGTTTATTGAGCGGACGATTCGGGCTGTTGTCGGTCCGGCGGTACATATGGTTGATCCGGCCAGGGCTACGGCAGTGGCGGCATATGAGGCGCTGGCCGCAGCGGGACAGTTAGCCGACACTGCCCTGACCGGCAGTGTCCGGCTGTGTGTTTCAGCCGGCCTGGACCGGGTGCGGCAGATGGCAGGTCTGGTTATGGATACAGGCAATGTCGGATTTGAAGCGGTAATTTTGGCGGATGCTGCTAAAGCCTGGTGTTAA